A stretch of the Helicoverpa zea isolate HzStark_Cry1AcR chromosome 29, ilHelZeax1.1, whole genome shotgun sequence genome encodes the following:
- the LOC124644320 gene encoding stAR-related lipid transfer protein 7, mitochondrial-like isoform X1, which translates to MLCSKFKQIVLPQSALNNNVQFRYLITSRYIFKRCIWYESFLGNASKKDIGRMSGFRFILRDFRVWSAWTRVNLVSTVVKRCRRDRSVREVINCFKQTFLRPKRTLLLSATAAYKARDGDEDEEAPVSCDKNITDEELQALLSELEGVETLSRNTLFCTGCGKRLVIEKKQPGIPYCSCKVAELPSEPSDGWVPYMEAEDVIIWRKEYKPGLGLYAYKVYGRYPDVRASDFAAVQVDGAYRTVWDAAVAALAVVERRANGLPDQAVLHWEVLWPRLFANRDYVYIRRHKEFDVATKNLPHKDGLFRATVCEARTDPIYAERPSVHSKAKRKAMEAYERDREGSTSDNKVYVIMSRSCEHPKVPETKHAIRVSEYWSHMVVKTLNGHDKLGMEFVLTYYDEPAVGGMPSTVAAWATGRAAPAYLQRMRRAACDYRAWRLARHQQQDLPEFVPFASDAEKPCEESTVVVSEQDMESSQTGPDMERENTRDQATQTEVFATLPHPPEVKVTQLSAKVTEEKAVEAEIKNKNETHSVTTDTDSIKGDEEEPKNGGWWRYLYPFYYFV; encoded by the exons ATGTTATGTAGCaaatttaaacaaattgtattgcCCCAATCAGCTTTAAACAACAACGTACAGTTTCGCTACTTAATAACGTCCCGATATATATTTAAGAGATGTATATGGTACGAAAGCTTTTTGGGTAATGCGTCTAAAAAGGATATTGGGAGGATGTCTGGTTTTAGGTTTATATTAAGAGATTTTCGAGTGTGGAGTGCTTGGACACGGGTTAACTTAGTGAGTACGGTGGTGAAGAGATGCAGAAGGGATCGCAGTGTCAGGGAAGTGATTAATTGCTTCAAGCAGACGTTCTTGCGTCCAAAACGAACGCTCCTTTTGTCCGCTACTGCGGCATACAAGGCTCGAGACGGAGATGAAGACGAAGAAGCGCCCGTTAGCTGTGACAAAAATATTACCGATGAAGAACTACAG GCTTTACTATCAGAACTGGAAGGAGTTGAAACATTATCGAGGAACACGTTATTTTGTACCGGTTGTGGCAAGAGACTGGTGATCGAGAAGAAGCAGCCAGGAATACCATATTGCTC GTGTAAAGTAGCAGAACTGCCATCGGAGCCGTCAGACGGATGGGTGCCCTACATGGAGGCTGAGGATGTCATCATATGGCGGAAGGAGTACAAACCTGGGCTGGGCTTGTATGCTTACAAAG TATACGGGAGGTATCCAGACGTGAGGGCATCAGACTTCGCGGCCGTCCAAGTAGACGGGGCTTATAGAACTGTATGGGACGCCGCCGTGGCCGCTCTAGCGGTCGTAGAAAGACGCGCCAATGGTCTGCCCGACCAGGCGGTGCTGCATTGGGAAGTTCTGTGGCCG AGGCTATTTGCAAACAGAGACTACGTATACATAAGACGACACAAAGAATTTGATGTAGCCACCAAAAATTTACCTCACAAAGATGGTCTCTTTCGCGCTACGGTCTGCGAAGCCCGAACCGACCCGATCTATGCCGAACGGCCGAGCGTCCATTCTAAAGCTAAGAGAAAAGCTATGGAGGCCTACGAAAGGGACCGAGAAGGTTCTACATCAGATAATAAGGTCTATGTCATCATGTCGAGGTCCTGTGAACATCCGAAGGTCCCGGAGACGAAACATGCTATTAGGGTCTCGGAGTACTGGAGTCATATGGTCGTGAAGACTCTTAATGGACATGATAAG CTGGGCATGGAATTCGTCCTCACGTACTACGACGAGCCGGCGGTCGGCGGTATGCCTAGCACTGTGGCCGCGTGGGCGACGGGCCGCGCCGCCCCCGCGTATCTACAGCGAATGCGAAGAGCCGCCTGCGACTACCGCGCGTGGCGGTTAGCGAGGCATCAACAG CAGGACCTACCAGAATTCGTGCCATTCGCAAGCGATGCGGAGAAGCCTTGCGAAGAAAGTACGGTAGTCGTTAGCGAACAAGATATGGAG TCATCCCAAACTGGTCCTGACATGGAACGCGAGAACACTCGCGACCAGGCTACCCAGACCGAGGTCTTCGCGACCTTGCCGCATCCGCCAGAGGTCAAGGTCACCCAGCTGTCTGCCAAGGTCACTGAGGAGAAAGCCGTCGAGGCTGAAATTAAAAACAAGAAT gagACACACTCGGTAACTACGGACACAGACAGCATCAAAGGCGATGAAGAGGAACCCAAAAATGGTGGGTGGTGGCGATATTTGTATCCGTTCTATTATTTCGTCTGA
- the LOC124644320 gene encoding stAR-related lipid transfer protein 7, mitochondrial-like isoform X2: MLCSKFKQIVLPQSALNNNVQFRYLITSRYIFKRCIWYESFLGNASKKDIGRMSGFRFILRDFRVWSAWTRVNLVSTVVKRCRRDRSVREVINCFKQTFLRPKRTLLLSATAAYKARDGDEDEEAPVSCDKNITDEELQALLSELEGVETLSRNTLFCTGCGKRLVIEKKQPGIPYCSCKVAELPSEPSDGWVPYMEAEDVIIWRKEYKPGLGLYAYKVYGRYPDVRASDFAAVQVDGAYRTVWDAAVAALAVVERRANGLPDQAVLHWEVLWPRLFANRDYVYIRRHKEFDVATKNLPHKDGLFRATVCEARTDPIYAERPSVHSKAKRKAMEAYERDREGSTSDNKVYVIMSRSCEHPKVPETKHAIRVSEYWSHMVVKTLNGHDKLGMEFVLTYYDEPAVGGMPSTVAAWATGRAAPAYLQRMRRAACDYRAWRLARHQQQDLPEFVPFASDAEKPCEESTVVVSEQDMESSQTGPDMERENTRDQATQTEVFATLPHPPEVKVTQLSAKVTEEKAVEAEIKNKNETHSVTTDTDSIKGDEEEPKNG; this comes from the exons ATGTTATGTAGCaaatttaaacaaattgtattgcCCCAATCAGCTTTAAACAACAACGTACAGTTTCGCTACTTAATAACGTCCCGATATATATTTAAGAGATGTATATGGTACGAAAGCTTTTTGGGTAATGCGTCTAAAAAGGATATTGGGAGGATGTCTGGTTTTAGGTTTATATTAAGAGATTTTCGAGTGTGGAGTGCTTGGACACGGGTTAACTTAGTGAGTACGGTGGTGAAGAGATGCAGAAGGGATCGCAGTGTCAGGGAAGTGATTAATTGCTTCAAGCAGACGTTCTTGCGTCCAAAACGAACGCTCCTTTTGTCCGCTACTGCGGCATACAAGGCTCGAGACGGAGATGAAGACGAAGAAGCGCCCGTTAGCTGTGACAAAAATATTACCGATGAAGAACTACAG GCTTTACTATCAGAACTGGAAGGAGTTGAAACATTATCGAGGAACACGTTATTTTGTACCGGTTGTGGCAAGAGACTGGTGATCGAGAAGAAGCAGCCAGGAATACCATATTGCTC GTGTAAAGTAGCAGAACTGCCATCGGAGCCGTCAGACGGATGGGTGCCCTACATGGAGGCTGAGGATGTCATCATATGGCGGAAGGAGTACAAACCTGGGCTGGGCTTGTATGCTTACAAAG TATACGGGAGGTATCCAGACGTGAGGGCATCAGACTTCGCGGCCGTCCAAGTAGACGGGGCTTATAGAACTGTATGGGACGCCGCCGTGGCCGCTCTAGCGGTCGTAGAAAGACGCGCCAATGGTCTGCCCGACCAGGCGGTGCTGCATTGGGAAGTTCTGTGGCCG AGGCTATTTGCAAACAGAGACTACGTATACATAAGACGACACAAAGAATTTGATGTAGCCACCAAAAATTTACCTCACAAAGATGGTCTCTTTCGCGCTACGGTCTGCGAAGCCCGAACCGACCCGATCTATGCCGAACGGCCGAGCGTCCATTCTAAAGCTAAGAGAAAAGCTATGGAGGCCTACGAAAGGGACCGAGAAGGTTCTACATCAGATAATAAGGTCTATGTCATCATGTCGAGGTCCTGTGAACATCCGAAGGTCCCGGAGACGAAACATGCTATTAGGGTCTCGGAGTACTGGAGTCATATGGTCGTGAAGACTCTTAATGGACATGATAAG CTGGGCATGGAATTCGTCCTCACGTACTACGACGAGCCGGCGGTCGGCGGTATGCCTAGCACTGTGGCCGCGTGGGCGACGGGCCGCGCCGCCCCCGCGTATCTACAGCGAATGCGAAGAGCCGCCTGCGACTACCGCGCGTGGCGGTTAGCGAGGCATCAACAG CAGGACCTACCAGAATTCGTGCCATTCGCAAGCGATGCGGAGAAGCCTTGCGAAGAAAGTACGGTAGTCGTTAGCGAACAAGATATGGAG TCATCCCAAACTGGTCCTGACATGGAACGCGAGAACACTCGCGACCAGGCTACCCAGACCGAGGTCTTCGCGACCTTGCCGCATCCGCCAGAGGTCAAGGTCACCCAGCTGTCTGCCAAGGTCACTGAGGAGAAAGCCGTCGAGGCTGAAATTAAAAACAAGAAT gagACACACTCGGTAACTACGGACACAGACAGCATCAAAGGCGATGAAGAGGAACCCAAAAATG GGTGA